Below is a genomic region from Brassica oleracea var. oleracea cultivar TO1000 chromosome C9, BOL, whole genome shotgun sequence.
NNNNNNNNNNNNNNNNNNNNNNNNNNNNNNNNNNNNNNNNNNNNNNNNNNNNNNNNNNNNNNNNNNNNNNNNNNNNNNNNNNNNNNNNNNNNNNNNNNNNNNNNNNNNNNNNNNNNNNNNNNNNNNNNNNNNNNNNNNNNNNNNNNNNNNNNNNNNNNNNNNNNNNNNNNNNNNNNNNNNNNNNNNNNNNNNNNNNNNNNNNNNNNNNNNNNNNNNNNNNNNNNNNNNNNNNNNNNNNNNNNNNNNNNNNNNNNNNNNNNNNNNNNNNNNNNNNNNNNNNNNNNNNNNNNNNNNNNNNNNNNNNNNNNNNNNNNNNNNNNNNNNNNNNNNNNNNNNNNNNNNNNNNNNNNNNNNNNNNNNNNNNNNNNNNNNNNNNNNNNNNNNNNNNNNNNNNNNNNNNNNNNNNNNNNNNNNNNNNNNNNNNNNNNNNNNNNNNNNNNNNNNNNNNNNNNNNNNNNNNNNNNNNNNNNNNNNNNNNNNNNNNNNNNNNNNNNNNNNNNNNNNNNNNNNNNNNNNNNNNNNNNNNNNNNNNNNNNNNNNNNNNNNNNNNNNNNNNNNNNNNNNNNNNNNNNNNNNNNNNNNNNNNNNNNNNNNNNNNNNNNNNNNNNNNNNNNNNNNNNNNNNNNNNNNNNNNNNNNNNNNNNNNNNNNNNNNNNNNNNNNNNNNNNNNNNNNNNNNNNNNNNNNNNNNNNNNNNNNNNNNNNNNNNNNNNNNNNNNNNNNNNNNNNNNNNNNNNNNNNNNNNNNNNNNNNNNNNNNNNNNNNNNNNNNNNNNNNNNNNNNNNNNNNNNNNNNNNNNNNNNNNNNNNNNNNNNNNNNNNNNNNNNNNNNNNNNNNNNNNNNNNNNNNNNNNNNNNNNNNNNNNNNNNNNNNNNNNNNNNNNNNNNNNNNNNNNNNNNNNNNNNNNNNNNNNNNNNNNNNNNNNNNNNNNNNNNNNNNNNNNNNNNNNNNNNNNNNNNNNNNNNNNNNNNNNNNNNNNNNNNNNNNNNNNNNNNNNNNNNNNNNNNNNNNNNNNNNNNNNNNNNNNNNNNNNNNNNNNNNNNNNNNNNNNNNNNNNNNNNNNNNNNNNNNNNNNNNNNNNNNNNNNNNNNNNNNNNNNNNNNNNNNNNNNNNNNNNNNNNNNNNNNNNNNNNNNNNNNNNNNNNNNNNNNNNNNNNNNNNNNNNNNNNNNNNNNNNNNNNNNNNNNNNNNNNNNNNNNNNNNNNNNNNNNNNNNNNNNNNNNNNNNNNNNNNNNNNNNNNNNNNNNNNNNNNNNNNNNNNNNNNNNNNNNNNNNNNNNNNNNNNNNNNNNNNNNNNNNNNNNNNNNNNNNNNNNNNNNNNNNNNNNNNNNNNNNNNNNNNNNNNNNNNNNNNNNNNNNNNNNNNNNNNNNNNNNNNNNNNNNNNNNNNNNNNNNNNNNNNNNNNNNNNNNNNNNNNNNNNNNNNNNNNNNNNNNNNNNNNNNNNNNNNNNNNNNNNNNNNNNNNNNNNNNNNNNNNNNNNNNNNNNNNNNNNNNNNNNNNNNNNNNNNNNNNNNNNNNNNNNNNNNNNNNNNNNNNNNNNNNNNNNNNNNNNNNNNNNNNNNNNNNNNNNNNNNNNNNNNNNNNNNNNNNNNNNNNNNNNNNNNNNNNNNNNNNNNNNNNNNNNNNNNNNNNNNNNNNNNNNNNNNNNNNNNNNNNNNNNNNNNNNNNNNNNNNNNNNNNNNNNNNNNNNNNNNNNNNNNNNNNNNNNNNNNNNNNNNNNNNNNNNNNNNNNNNNNNNNNNNNNNNNNNNNNNNNNNNNNNNNNNNNNNNNNNNNNNNNNNNNNNNNNNNNNNNNNNNNNNNNNNNNNNNNNNNNNNNNNNNNNNNNNNNNNNNNNNNNNNNNNNNNNNNNNNNNNNNNNNNNNNNNNNNNNNNNNNNNNNNNNNNNNNNNNNNNNNNNNNNNNNNNNNNNNNNNNNNNNNNNNNNNNNNNNNNNNNNNNNNNNNNNNNNNNNNNNNNNNNNNNNNNNNNNNNNNNNNNNNNNNNNNNNNNNNNNNNNNNNNNNNNNNNNNNNNNNNNNNNNNNNNNNNNNNNNNNNNNNNNNNNNNNNNNNNNNNNNNNNNNNNNNNNNNNNNNNNNNNNNNNNNNNNNNNNNNNNNNNNNNNNNNNNNNNNNNNNNNNNNNNNNNNNNNNNNNNNNNNNNNNNNNNNNNNNNNNNNNNNNNNNNNNNNNNNNNNNNNNNNNNNNNNNNNNNNNNNNNNNNNNNNNNNNNNNNNNNNNNNNNNNNNNNNNNNNNNNNNNNNNNNNNNNNNNNNNNNNNNNNNNNNNNNNNNNNNNNNNNNNNNNNNNNNNNNNNNNNNNNNNNNNNNNNNNNNNNNNNNNNNNNNNNNNNNNNNNNNNNNNNNNNNNNNNNNNNNNNNNNNNNNNNNNNNNNNNNNNNNNNNNNNNNNNNNNNNNNNNNNNNNNNNNNNNNNNNNNNNNNNNNNNNNNNNNNNNNNNNNNNNNNNNNNNNNNNNNNNNNNNNNNNNNNNNNNNNNNNNNNNNNNNNNNNNNNNNNNNNNNNNNNNNNNNNNNNNNNNNNNNNNNNNNNNNNNNNNNNNNNNNNNNNNNNNNNNNNNNNNNNNNNNNNNNNNNNNNNNNNNNNNNNNNNNNNNNNNNNNNNNNNNNNNNNNNNNNNNNNNNNNNNNNNNNNNNNNNNNNNNNNNNNNNNNNNNNNNNNNNNNNNNNNNNNNNNNNNNNNNNNNNNNNNNNNNNNNNNNNNNNNNNNNNNNNNNNNNNNNNNNNNNNNNNNNNNNNNNNNNNNNNNNNNNNNNNNNNNNNNNNNNNNNNNNNNNNNNNNNNNNNNNNNNNNNNNNNNNNNNNNNNNNNNNNNNNNNNNNNNNNNNNNNNNNNNNNNNNNNNNNNNNNNNNNNNNNNNNNNNNNNNNNNNNNNNNNNNNNNNNNNNNNNNNNNNNNNNNNNNNNNNNNNNNNNNNNNNNNNNNNNNNNNNNNNNNNNNNNNNNNNNNNNNNNNNNNNNNNNNNNNNNNNNNNNNNNNNNNNNNNNNNNNNNNNNNNNNNNNNNNNNNNNNNNNNNNNNNNNNNNNNNNNNNNNNNNNNNNNNNNNNNNNNNNNNNNNNNNNNNNNNNNNNNNNNNNNNNNNNNNNNNNNNNNNNNNNNNNNNNNNNNNNNNNNNNNNNNNNNNNNNNNNNNNNNNNNNNNNNNNNNNNNNNNNNNNNNNNNNNNNNNNNNNNNNNNNNNNNNNNNNNNNNNNNNNNNNNNNNNNNNNNNNNNNNNNNNNNNNNNNNNNNNNNNNNNNNNNNNNNNNNNNNNNNNNNNNNNNNNNNNNNNNNNNNNNNNNNNNNNNNNNNNNNNNNNNNNNNNNNNNNNNNNNNNNNNNNNNNNNNNNNNNNNNNNNNNNNATCTCTTGGATTTTGATTGTTATGTTCTTGTGTTCTTGTTGATTTCTTATCTATTTCTCTACATGATTAATCTGAAATCCAATATGGGTTTAAGAGGAATCATGGAGATTAGTGAGTAATCACCTTTTGAATTCATGGGTTAGGGAGATTAAGGGTGATTAGGTTAGTTCTAGGATGTTTTAGTGTAGATCATTCTTTTTCCTTGCTAGTAGAGTATTCATAATGCATCTTCTGAGTTGGCCACTCAAAAGTTGATCAATAGGCATTTCCCACCCAAAAGGTGTTTGATGAAATGCCTGAGACAACTCTCCTAGGCTTTTAGTATACTTTGCCAAAGACATTTGTTGTTAAGGGTGCTAAAATAGCTAATAGACTTGTTAGTAATGATTGCTTTCATATTATTCAACCAAAGACATTTGATGTTTGAGATATGTTAGCAAATGAGCATTCATCTAGACATAGAGCTTGTTTAGAATTGTGTCTAGGCTTAAGGTTGATAGTTTGATTGATCATTTGCCATCCTTAGTTCGATACTTGATCACCCAAGGTCTAATCCCTATGCCCATGAGTTATCTTTTCCCTTAGTCAAGAAAGTATCATTTTGTTATTGCTTTTTAGTTTTAGTCATAGCTTAAAATTCATCTAAATCATTGGTTGCACTTAGATTAAGTGAGTACTTGCATTCTTATTGCTTTGATATCCCTCAGAACTGGTTCGACAATCACTATACTACAACATTTGTTTTAGGAGCCTTGAAAACTCCTAACAAAACACGTCTAGAGGCTTTCTTGTAGTTAGTAGAAATTTCTGGGCTAAAAATGCAATTTCTGGAAATAGACTGGGCCACGTGAAACGCGCCGGTGTCGTTTTCCTTCAAAAATATCGACTCTTACTTCTGTTTATTTTCTCACAATTATGAGTTTCTTCATCTTTATGCTCTAAATGACTCCTTGATCTTTATAATACTTCAAAACGTATGTAAACTTGAAAGCACCCTAAAACACACTTGTAAAACTTATACTATGGTTCAAAAATGGTAAAAACCGTAATATATCATGTGCTTAGTTAAAATATGCTACCTAAAAAGCATTACAAAGAGAACAACAACGTTACTAACGGTGAACGCTAAAATCCCCTATATATTAATTGAAGATCATTAAAAAAATTATAACTTTAAGTTTGTACTAAACTAAAACAGATCATGCTTAAGTATCATTTAATTAAAATGTCAATTTAGCTTACGTGACAGCTTAAGAATCAATTGAAAAAATGTTGGTCCAAAATCCAATTAATAGGAAATATTATACTAACCCAAAATATAAGAAACGTGTATTTTTTACTTAAATAAAAGCTTCATAGTTACCTAATATAATTAACATATATATATGACAATTTATGATTAACATATATATATATGACAATTAATAATTATGAATAATAAAGATTTGATAAGAATTTTTGCATTCTTCCTTATTTTTGTTTAATTTTATATTATTAAAAAAATTAAACAATCATATTAACCATATAATAAAAAAATTAGATTTTTTCTTATATGTTATATTTCGAATTTTTAAAAATGACTTCAAATTACAAAAAAAATTTAAAAATCCCTTTGAAAATTTTGTGATTTGGTTTAAAAACGATTTTAAATTTAGTTCATCCCATTGTTTTTCTTAAATGGGCATAGAACAATTTTCAATGATTAACTAAATGAACCACATACATAGTAAAATGTGTTTTGGTCTAAAAATTATTGCATACCCAAAATCATTATGAATCATCATCATTTTCGTTTAAAATTTTGTGACAATAAAAATATAAGATTGGGCAACAAATCCGAATCCAAAAAACCGAACCAATGCCAATCCAAAGAATAGTACTGAATTTTAACCAAAATTGCTTAGATATCCAAATGGGTTCAAAAAAATTATCTAGAGAACCAGAACCGAACCCGATCCAAACCGTAATATTTTAGGTATCCGAATATATCCGAACAAGATTTATATACTTAAATATATTAATTATTTTTAAATTTAATATCTAAGAGGATATACAGAATATATACAACGTTTTTAAGTTGTCCAAAATACTTGAAAATATATGCAAATAGTTATAAGTACATGTTTAAAATAGCTAAACGATACTTATAATACCTAAAATACTTTAAATATCTATTGATTTTCTATCCAAATATTTAAGCTAAACCAACTTTTATATTAAGTTTAAGTATTTTAGCATACATTATTCAAATTTATATATTATATATCACTTTATTTTTAGATTTGAAAAATTTAAAGTATATATGAACTTTAATTTTTGAAAAAAAATAAATAAGTTATCCAAACCCAAACCCGAACCAAACACGCAAAGATCCGAACCGAACCCTCAAAGATCCGAATCAAACCAAATGGTACTCGAATATCCACTTCTAATCAAATGCAAAAAAAAATATTTGATAACAAAATGTATATTGTTTATAATATTTAAATACAATATATTTTTTAAAAAATTCACCCTGCGCAGGGCGCAAATTATCATCTAGTAAATAATTACTAGGTAGTAATCCGCGCTATGCGCGGAGTGAAATAATTTATTAGATTATTTATTGTATGTCGTACTAAGGGAATTGTTGTATAGTTTTTCTTCTCGGGATGAGCATTCATATATCCGTCTGAATTCAGTTAATCTATTCGGAATTTAAATTTTTAGGGTTAGAAATTTAAATCGTATTCGGATATTTACAAATTTTAGTTTGGATTATGTTCGAATAATTGCGGGTTCGATTCGGATTTGAGTTCAGATACCTATTTTAATTATGTATTTTTAACAAAATTCCAAATATACTTAATATTAAAATAAACTAATATAAAAATATAAATTAGAATAATGTAAGACTAAATATTTAAATTTACATAAAAATTAGTTCAATTTAAATATTTGGATGGAGAACAAATAAATATTTTCAGTATTTTGAATATTTTATGTTATTTTAAAATATTTACTTGTGACTATGTTGATAATTTTTAGATATTTTCATATTTTTAATATCTAATAGATATAAAATTTAAAATAATTAACATATTTAACTATATAATTGTGATTTAGATATATTTGGTATCCAAAATATTTTAGCTGGATCAGATTCGTTGGGCCTGGTTATCTGGATACTAAACGTTTCGATCCATCTGAGTAATTAATGAGTTTAATTTGTGTTTAGTATTGCTTTCAAATCTAGTTCAGTTCGGTTCTTTCGATCCAGATGTTTTATCCAGACTTACTTTCTTCTACTAATATAAAGCAAAATAAAATAAATGTAAAACAAATATTCTCGGTTTATTTAACATACATAATTATTGGACTATACTTTAAAAATACCAATAAAAATGATTGAGAATCGTGTTAATATTTTTGGGTATGTTGCAAAATTATGTAGTCTAAAACCAATAACATGTATTTTCTTATAATGTGATCTCTTCACCCAACACCTAAATTCTATTTTTCAGTCGATTTCACGAATTTTCTTTTCTATTAAAACTTTTCTGATTTCTGATTTCTGATTTTTTCTTGCAATATGATTATGTTTCTAATTTTTTGTCTGATATGAAAACTCCGTAAAGAAAAACAATATTTGGCTTAACTAAATATCATCATATAGGGTGGAGTCAAATGGGGAATTGATTACAAAGATACTCTACATAATGACATGGTCAAACTCATAAAGACATAAGGTTGAATGAGTCTTCCATGTGGCTGGATGTAAACCCCCAATGGACTCTAGTCTTGAACTTGTATGGTCTAGGTTATGGACCATCCACTTCATGATTCATAACACTCCCCCTTGGATGCAATAACCATATAGGTTTTGTAAAATGGTAATGTTGCCTCATTAAAACCTCTCCCGGAAAACCCAAAACCCAATGTGGTAAAAAAGGAAACCAGAGAAAGGAAAAAGAGTACAACACACATTACTCCCCCTGATTTGGACTTCACTGAAGGTCCTTGAGTCTAAGCGTGCCAATCTTGTTGCGTGAACTTCCTGAATGTGCAAGAGGGCAATGATTTGGTGAAGAGGTCGGCTGAGTTTTCACTAGACCGGATCTGAAGGACGTTGACCTCTCCAGCTTTCTGCAACTCATGGGTAAAGAAGCACTTGGGTAGAATATGTTTAGTTCGGTCACGATATACCCGTCTTTGAGTTGAGCAATGCAAGCTGCATTATCTTTATACATGATGGTCGGACCCGTTGGGTCGCATATGGACGCATAATGTGGTCCTATACCTTTTGTTCAAAGATGAACTTCGATCTTATAGCTTATATTTATGATAGCTTATTCATTCATACCACAACTTGGTTGGTTCATGCTGAGAATTCAACCAACCAAAAGTATTAACAAAATTTGGCTAATTTGTGGTGATGATCTATAACCTTTTCTAAGGTTTAATGAATAACCATTTAACCTATCTTAGGCTGGTTAGTATAAAACACAAGGAATTTAAAATTCCTCTATGGACTGATTTGAATTGTTCTTATAGAACTCTTCACTTGCTTACATGTAGTAATTTAATCCAGTTCATGAACAACTTTAGGAAAATGCTGTTCAACAGAACTTCTTTTCCCATCTTTTGATTCTGAGCTCAATACCGTTTGGTAAACTTTTTGGTACCAATAATATTATCATCATCATCCAGTGAGTCATATATAGCATACTACATCTTTTGAATTTCTTCCAGACATCATATGTAGTGAAATATGTAGTAGTATCCACCACATTGGATTATATAGACCTTTCCTGGTCTGTCTCACGATTTATCCTTCTTTCAGGATTTATATATTCACTGGGCATCATATGGCGTTTACATATTTATGGCCAATACAATACGCCTTTTATATATCACTTTAAACCCCCACGTTTTTTTCATTATTCATTATGAGTACTCTTGTGTGGGTTTATGATCCTCAATACATATCTTTGTATTCATGTGCTACATACTTGTGCAATTTCTATGAATGTATGTGTCGACACACTTATATATATATAGTTCCTTTTAGTTCCAGACATGGTATAAATCAATTTGAGATTTCATTATCTAGGACCTTAATAACCTTATAACTTGGCGTCCCAAGCTATATGGTATGGTACCTAGTTGTTCAGCTGGCCAGCCTTATATCTCAATGTCTGGAATGGTTTTCTGTAATAAAACTTGGATTTTATCTCATGCATCTTTCTTTCTTTCCGAGGTTCCTTAGAATTTATGGAACTTTATTTGGAACATTTATTTGGTCTATCTTATATAGACTTTGTAGCAACTTGGTTGTGTCTTTAAGACATCAAAACCGTGTGGTGCTAAGCTGGGATGACATAGTCATTCTTTCTCTCGGGTCAATGTGTCTGGCATTTTATTTTGCTATCATTGTAGCATATGGATGTCTATAAATTATTTTCTAGTCCGAAGATCTTTTTTTTTTTTGAATGAATGTAAAATTTATTCAAACAAAAACAGTATTACATCAAGTGCTTCTTTGTTTTTATGAAATATAAACTTCCCTACTCCAAAGGAAATAGAATCTACTTCTTCATAAATCTAGTCTTGTCTCAAACCAAGTAATCAGCCCTTCTTCTAAGTAATTTCCCTTCCCTTTCACTGCAAGTAGCTTTAGTCTTATATTTTTATTTACAAGCTGTGTCAGAGTAGCCATGGTTTTAGGATCTTCCCCATGCCTACGAGCATTCCTCTCGCACCAAATTGTGTGCATCGCAGCCTGTAGAGTGTATCTGAGGAGGAAAGTCTTGATAGGCGTTAGCCAAGGCTTCGAGACAATCCTTATCAGGTTACTCCAATCAGTAGTGAACATGTCTGGCATAAGACCTCCAGCCAGGTTCCTCCAAACGTTCTCTGAAAACCGACATCCAAAGAAGAGGTGTGCACATGATTCAGATTCCTCATTGCACATGACACATTCTGTATTTATAGAATTATTCCATCTCATCATTCTATCAGTTATCTGCAACCTCCCCTTCAATGCAACCCACATCATGAACGAGTATTTCGGAGTAGAATGAGAGAACCATGATCTTAGATGGCATTGATGGTTGATACCAGATGGTAGATACCATTCTTTATCATTCTTTATACCAGCTTATTACTTTTCTCCTTTCATTGTTGGATATTTGGATTCATAAACTTTATGTAATCCTTGCTCCTTGGTCTATAATTAGATCACCCATTTTGCCTCAAGGTTTCTTTTAAACTTATGGAGAAAGTATATTCATAATATATATCCAACATATATTCTCAATCCTCTTTATGAGATTCTAAGATCACATGATCTTAGATGGCATATATATTTGTGGTGGATTCTTTCATAATATCTTAAGATGATATATGTCTGGACTCATGACCCGTATCAGTCTGAGGTGGGAATATCTATGATCACTTATATGACCTGATATAATTACTATGGCCTGATGCATGTTCATTCTTTTATAACTCATGGTGTCCCNNNNNNNNNNNNNNNNNNNNNNNNNNNNNNNNNNNNNNNNNNNNNNNNNNNNNNNNNNNNNNNNNNNNNNNNNNNNNNNNNNNNNNNNNNNNNNNNNNNNNNNNNNNNNNNNNNNNNNNNNNNNNNNNNNNNNNNNNNNNNNNNNNNNNNNNNNNNNNNNNNNNNNNNNNNNNNNNNNNNNNNNNNNNNNNNNNNNNNNNNNNNNNNNNNNNNNNNNNNNNNNNNNNNNNNNNNNNNNNNNNNNNNNNNNNNNNNNNNNNNNNNNNNNNNNNNNNNNNNNNNNNNNNNNNNNNNNNNNNNNNNNNNNNNNNNNNNNNNNNNNNNNNNNNNNNNNNNNNNNNNNNNNNNNNNNNNNNNNNNNNNNNNNNNNNNNNNNNNNNNNNNNNNNNNNNNNNNNNNNNNNNNNNNNNNNNNNNNNNNNNNNNNNNNNNNNNNNNNNNNNNNNNNNNNNNNNNNNNNNNNNNNNNNNNNNNNNNNNNNNNNNNNNNNNNNNNNNNNNNNNNNNNNNNNNNNNNNNNNNNNNNNNNNNNNNNNNNNNNNNNNNNNNNNNNNNNNNNNNNNNNNNNNNNNNNNNNNNNNNNNNNNNNNNNNNNNNNNNNNNNNNNNNNNNNNNNNNNNNNNNNNNNNNNNNNNNNNNNNNNNNNNNNNNNNNNNNNNNNNNNNNNNNNNNNNNNNNNNNNNNNNNNNNNNNNNNNNNNNNNNNNNNNNNNNNNNNNNNNNNNNNNNNNNNNNNNNNNNNNNNNNNNNNNNNNNNNNNNNNNNNNNNNNNNNNNNNNNNNNNNNNNNNNNNNNNNNNNNNNNNNNTTTATTTTAAATGCCCCATGATTAGAATGATCTATTATATGTATGCATGCTCAGTTTTAATAAAACTATATGACAAGCGGATGCATGGAAATGATCAGTTCATGATATGTGTATGTTCTAACAATTTACTAATTCATTTTTGATCTAATAGATGCTATCAGGTATGTATATATGATCAGTATATAATTCAATCATCACAAAATCAGTTTTTAAGGTTGGTTTTTAGATCAAGATAAATTTATATCATATGTTCAAACTATAATGAACCGATTTCAAGGCCGGTTTAGATTTAGATAAATTTTGACAAACAACTATGTGATCAAATGATTTCAACTTAGTATTTATTTTAGCCTATGTCATAACTATTTAAATCAAGACTATATGTTATAATATTTTGATAAATACTACCTAGTCAAAGATATGCATTTAAAACAATCATAAAAGTTTTAAATTTTGATCAGTTACAATATAAAACATCAATGGTCAAAAATATGCATTGATTACGATTTAAGTTTTGATATCTTTGGGTTTGACTGAAAGATTATGGCTGAAAAGATTGTGGCCGGAAAATGTCATGGGCGGAAAAAAATTATGGTCGGATTTGGATTTAGGGGTTCAGCCGATTATTGCTTAGAGTTTAGGGGATTGATAAAAATCAAGCAAAAAGGATTTAGGNNNNNNNNNNNNNNNNNNNN
It encodes:
- the LOC106314252 gene encoding uncharacterized protein LOC106314252 → MWVALKGRLQITDRMMRWNNSINTECVMCNEESESCAHLFFGCRFSENVWRNLAGGLMPDMFTTDWSNLIRIVSKPWLTPIKTFLLRYTLQAAMHTIWCERNARRHGEDPKTMATLTQLVNKNIRLKLLAVKGKGNYLEEGLITWFETRLDL